ACCTGTAAAATTTGATTGAACTTTCATGTTGCCTAAGGTAATCCTTGACCCAAACAATCACAAGTgacttttataatataattgtgCTTAAACGTGTTCACTAGAAAAAGTGGATTCCTTCTATTGCATCACCacctaatttttttcttccatACCTTTTCACGGGAATTCCTTCTTCATACTATCATCCTTGTGGAGTGTTTATAACCTGATTCGTTTCTTATAATGTTATAGGAAATGTGTGATGCTTGAATACCAGTGAATCGCATAAAAGTTCTTCTCCCATCTTTAAGTTTCAATTTGAGGGGGGGAATGAGAAAAACAGAGAAGACATTGTTACTGATTGTTGAAGGTATCTGAAAAGTCCGAATTGATTCTTGACGGTTACCATGTCAACCTAGGGCCTGTTTAATTCCCAGTCTTGTTATCATTTCTCGAGGTGTGCTTGTGTAAAAAGTGGAAATGAAAGAGGTGAGGGGAGATTGAAAATCATTAATGTAATTTAGATACACCATACTCCAATGACATtgctatcttttctttttcttttcttaacaGGTGCACTCTTTAACATGAAGTTGGAAATTTGACTCTAACTGTATTTTGCGTTGgacaaaaagaaattttatttgagCTCAAGCCAAAACACGAGGAAACTACTATTTCTACCCATGAAAATTCTAAACACTGACAAATCTATCCATAAAACAACGAAATTGATGTTGTACTCATGAAAgagtaaaattatttaaatccCAAAAACTTTACCAAAAAATTCCAAATTACCTTTCTTTTACCCTTAATTTCCTTCGTCCCTTATGCCCCTCTCTATTCCCATTGCAAATCACAActataatttgattaaaaaaagaattcaaaataagTATAACTTCTTTCTAGTCGTAGGATCAACAATCATTTGTTTTTCATGCCTTAGTGAACATCACGATCATATATTCAAACCAGactcaaacaaaataataattgttGTTTCTGGAGAGGGAGGGCAAGATTGGAAGGCGGTGAAGAGGAATAGGAGAGATGGAGGAGTGAGAGAAGAAAGGAATGACCACTGGATTAGAAGCCCTACCATCACCGTGTACGGTGAAGGAAGGAGTAGCAGCCAAAAACGTCGTTGTCATCGCTGTCATAGCTGGTGGTGCAGAGAACGAAGAGATGGAGAGCTCGGGTTAGCCAAAGAAAGAGGAGGGATGCGATAGAGGAGCCGTTCCACCAGCGCCACGTCTGCCGTCACCATCGACAGAGCTCGCCACTGGAGGCACTGTCCTTGCTAACGGCTCCAACCTTGACAGCCGCAACATCACTGTCAATGAGCCTCATTTCCATGGCGACGGTGGAGGTGATAAGAATGATAGTTTACTTCCAAAACACCGCAATTTAAAGCCTTTCAAGAAAAGTCCTTGAGCATGAAAAGAGCAACGAAACAAATTTGTTAAGAAATAAGAACATTGCGTGAGACGTGGAGTCTATGTGACCTTTTAATCAAGCATAAGTTGCATAAACTTGAATTCTCGTGGCAAATTTGAATGTAcatgatattaaaaataaaaacaaagaataattagaaaaagaagataaaagcACTAAACTATCTGTACATCACTTCTTAAATCAATTACATAAGAAATGTTAATTTTCATGAAATAAGTCTTATATAAAGTATTGATGCGGATAAATTAATTAACAGTGAATGAATCTTCACAATTTTCTCTTAATTGACGTTGCCTGTAATTTTTCATCATACAAGATCTTCTGTTCTCCTTGAGCAACCATTACCCTAATATCTTTTCCACATATTTATCAGATCGTCAACTTTACATATTGTCTATTAACATTGGAAGGAACTGATTAAGTATCGATGACAAAGCACCAGTGCATCTTCTAGGTCAGGGGTTACCTTAGACAATAATATAGAAGGTTAACATAGATTCAATAGACATCAAACTCTCTTTTGTACATCCGAAGAAAGAAGACCCATCTGCTCAGTAAGGTGATCCATGCGTTGAGTTTTGTCCCATCCATTTTCTGTTGTTTCCACCCCATTACCCTTGGACTCTTTGGCAACATCTTCCTCAATATCCACGGGCACTGGAGTTTGCAAGAGATCATCCCAGATAGAAGGATTCGATAAGAAATCGTCGATGTCTATTTCAGGGGAAAAACCTTCTATATCAATAGGAAATGACGCACCAACTCCTAGTGAATTAGGATCCATATATCCCTCGTCCCCTTTCTCTGGCATTTGAATATTACTTCTTGTCTCTGTCTCATTTATCGAAGGAAGATCAGGCATGATAACATCTGCTTGAGAAGCATGGATAGAAGGTGCCCCAGATGATCCATCCTTTGTAACTTTTTCAGGAGCTGCAACTTGTGGTAAAGATGGAATATCAGGTATGGCTGCTGATGGGATGTGTCCTTGAGTCCCTGTAGCAGCAGGAGTGTGGGAGGACTGCAATGAAGCCGGAGGAACCTCTTGAAGTGTTACCCCAGAACCAGAAGGCCAGGTTGAAGTCATGGTGTCATCGGCAATCAAGTAATTATCTGAGTTTTTACTTAGAGCATCGGCATGAGAAGCATCCCATTTGATAATTTGCTTTAGCATTGATTTTGCTAGGTCATTCATCATAGGCTGATATTTCACAATTTGTCCAGCAGGAACAGTAGCAGGCTCAGTTTCGGAAATGCCTTCCGGCCTGAGCCGACGCTTTTTATTGACTTCAGTTATGCGTCTATTGTTCTCACTTTGGTGTTGCACAAACTGAGCAAAGAATCCTGGGCTTTGAACAGCTTTTGCCAGAAATGACATCATTTGTTGTTGTCGTTGCTCCATTCCATGAAGGCGCTGAGCCATTGTCTGCATCTTGCTATCGGTGGCCTGTTGCTGCTGTCGCAACCTCACAAGCTCTTGCATGAGGACGTTCTTATCTCTTTTAAGTCTCTCAACCTCTTCCTCAATCCCAAACTTCCCAACTTCTACACATGCCCCTGCTGTTGAACTCTGTCCATGTGATTGTGGAGCCTGTTGATGACTATGACCATGGGCAGGTTTCCGCCGAGTTATAGTTCTAAGTAAGTGCTTTTGACCCCTCAAAAATCCTTCATTTGCAAATTCCCAGCGATCTGGATCAACCTTCCTGAAACCCTGCTCaatgaataatgatgatgagttaATGTTGTAAGAAAGCAAGAGACAAAAACGTAGTCAATCCACCTCCAAAGCAGAAGTAACTTTTTCTTATCACATTAAACACTAAAATAAACAAGTACAGCCAAGCTAAAAATACACAGATAGGACCACATATGATTATATTTATGGTGCAATGGTAATATTTCATCTAACTTAAATCATGGCAATCTACACCTGCTCCACGAGAACTGGAATAGATGTTGCAATGAGATTTACCACATTATACGTCTCTTAAAGACTAGTAAAAACTACTACTAGTATACTTTTAATAATTGATATCAGCAGGCTCATGTTTTTGTATTATCATAGGAGGATATAGGACTCCCCATCTTCACCCACCCAACTCAACCCCAATATTCTAGTTACATTTAAGTTAAAGTGTTAAACAATACAGTTCATAGAAGAACCTGTAGACTCCTAAATCATCTTCGATATAATACAAGTCACCTTACTTCAACTAGGCTTATACCATATGTGCAGTTGATTAACCTGAACATGGCTTTCTTTGTCAAATTTCCCTCTTGTGATCCATCTAGTTGCCGGGATAATGCAGGAGGATAagatat
The Arachis duranensis cultivar V14167 chromosome 5, aradu.V14167.gnm2.J7QH, whole genome shotgun sequence genome window above contains:
- the LOC107487180 gene encoding heat shock factor protein HSF8, giving the protein MSGVSTSGGDDGGGMLVPAPAPMPMPMPSTNTPPPFLSKTYDMVEDPSTDPIVSWSATNNSFVVWNPPEFARDLLPKYFKHNNFSSFVRQLNTYGFRKVDPDRWEFANEGFLRGQKHLLRTITRRKPAHGHSHQQAPQSHGQSSTAGACVEVGKFGIEEEVERLKRDKNVLMQELVRLRQQQQATDSKMQTMAQRLHGMEQRQQQMMSFLAKAVQSPGFFAQFVQHQSENNRRITEVNKKRRLRPEGISETEPATVPAGQIVKYQPMMNDLAKSMLKQIIKWDASHADALSKNSDNYLIADDTMTSTWPSGSGVTLQEVPPASLQSSHTPAATGTQGHIPSAAIPDIPSLPQVAAPEKVTKDGSSGAPSIHASQADVIMPDLPSINETETRSNIQMPEKGDEGYMDPNSLGVGASFPIDIEGFSPEIDIDDFLSNPSIWDDLLQTPVPVDIEEDVAKESKGNGVETTENGWDKTQRMDHLTEQMGLLSSDVQKRV